In one window of Microbacterium dextranolyticum DNA:
- the rpoB gene encoding DNA-directed RNA polymerase subunit beta, which translates to MAAASNATSSTTTPKNGRGASRLSFAKISDTLTVPDLLALQTESFDWLVANDAWKARVAEAKAAGRTDVPETSGLEEIFEEISPIEDLGETMQLSFTNPYLEPEKYSIEECKERGKTYAAPLYVEAEFMNHLTGEIKTQTVFMGDFPLQTGKGTFIINGTERVVVSQLVRSPGVYFDKTPDKTSDKDIVSARVIPSRGAWLEFEIDKRDQVGVRIDRKRKQSVTVFLKALGLSSEDILNEFAGYESIADTLSKDTILTKEDALRDIYRKLRPGEQVAAEAARALLDNFYFNSKRYDLAKVGRYKINQKLGLDKPLSDSVLTVDDIVATIKYLVALHRGDESIPGIRNGEAAEIRLDVDDIDNFGNRRIRAVGELIQNQVRTGLSRMERVVRERMTTQDIEAITPQTLINVRPVVAAIKEFFGTSQLSQFMDQNNPLAGLTHKRRLSALGPGGLSRERAGVEVRDVHPSHYGRMCPIETPEGPNIGLIGSLASFARINAFGFIETPYRKVTDGKVTDRIDYLTASEEVDYIVAQAGAELTADGTFASERVLARRGQGGEVDLFPVDEIGYMDVSPRQMVSVGTSLIPFLEHDDANRALMGANMQRQAVPLLRSDSPFVGTGMEGYAAIDAGDVVTADKAGVVMEVSADVVTVQLDEGGTKDYFLRKFDRSNQGNSYNQRVIVSAGERVEVGEVIADGPATENGELAIGKNLLVAFMTWEGHNFEDAIILSQDLVKNDTLSSIHIEEYEVDARDTKLGKEEITRDLPNVSPDLLKDLDERGIVRIGAEVRPGDILVGKVTPKGETELSAEERLLRAIFNEKSREVRDTSLKVPHGEQGTIIAVKEFNAEDGDDELGSGVNRRVVVYIAQKRKITEGDKLAGRHGNKGVIAKILPVEDMPFLADGTPVDVVLNPLGIPGRMNFGQVLETHLGWIAKQGWKVEGTPEWAAKLPEAAREAAPGTKVATPVFDGAYEAEIAGLLDSTLPNRDGERLIDSSGKTQLFDGRSGEPFPAPISVGYMYILKLHHLVDDKIHARSTGPYSMITQQPLGGKAQFGGQRFGEMEVWALEAYGAAYALQELLTIKSDDIVGRVKVYEAIVKGENIQEPGIPESFKVLMKEMQSLCLNVEVLSADGTAVNLRDTDDEAFRAAEELGINISARFESSSIDEI; encoded by the coding sequence TTGGCTGCTGCGAGCAACGCAACATCTTCCACCACCACCCCCAAGAACGGCCGAGGCGCATCGCGTCTCTCGTTCGCCAAGATCTCCGACACGCTGACGGTCCCCGACCTTCTCGCGCTGCAGACGGAGTCCTTCGACTGGCTCGTCGCGAACGACGCCTGGAAGGCCCGTGTCGCCGAGGCGAAGGCCGCCGGCCGCACCGACGTGCCCGAGACCAGCGGCCTCGAGGAGATCTTCGAGGAGATCTCCCCGATCGAAGACCTCGGCGAGACGATGCAGCTGAGCTTCACGAACCCCTACCTCGAGCCCGAGAAGTACTCGATCGAAGAGTGCAAGGAGCGCGGCAAGACCTACGCCGCCCCGCTGTACGTCGAGGCCGAGTTCATGAACCACCTCACGGGTGAGATCAAGACCCAGACGGTCTTCATGGGTGACTTCCCCCTGCAGACCGGCAAGGGCACGTTCATCATCAACGGCACCGAGCGCGTCGTCGTCTCGCAGCTCGTCCGCTCGCCCGGCGTCTACTTCGACAAGACGCCCGACAAGACGAGCGACAAGGACATCGTCTCGGCGCGCGTCATCCCCAGCCGCGGCGCCTGGCTCGAGTTCGAGATCGACAAGCGCGACCAGGTGGGCGTGCGCATCGACCGCAAGCGCAAGCAGTCGGTCACGGTCTTCCTCAAGGCCCTGGGTCTGTCCAGCGAAGACATCCTGAACGAGTTCGCCGGCTACGAGTCGATCGCCGACACGCTCTCCAAGGACACGATCCTCACCAAGGAGGACGCGCTCCGCGACATCTACCGCAAGCTCCGTCCGGGCGAGCAGGTCGCCGCCGAGGCCGCCCGCGCGCTGCTGGACAACTTCTACTTCAACTCCAAGCGCTACGACCTGGCCAAGGTCGGTCGCTACAAGATCAACCAGAAGCTGGGCCTGGACAAGCCGCTGAGCGACTCGGTGCTGACGGTCGACGACATCGTCGCCACGATCAAGTACCTCGTCGCGCTGCACCGCGGCGACGAGTCGATCCCCGGCATCCGTAACGGCGAGGCCGCCGAGATTCGTCTCGACGTCGACGACATCGACAACTTCGGCAACCGTCGCATCCGCGCCGTCGGCGAGCTCATCCAGAACCAGGTCCGCACGGGTCTGTCGCGCATGGAGCGCGTCGTCCGCGAGCGCATGACCACGCAGGACATCGAGGCGATCACGCCGCAGACCCTGATCAACGTGCGCCCCGTGGTGGCCGCGATCAAGGAGTTCTTCGGCACGTCGCAGCTGTCGCAGTTCATGGACCAGAACAACCCGCTCGCGGGTCTGACCCATAAGCGCCGCCTGTCGGCGCTCGGCCCCGGCGGTCTGTCGCGTGAGCGCGCGGGCGTCGAGGTCCGTGACGTCCACCCCTCGCACTACGGCCGCATGTGCCCCATCGAGACCCCCGAAGGCCCGAACATCGGTCTGATCGGCTCGCTGGCATCCTTCGCGCGCATCAACGCGTTCGGCTTCATCGAGACGCCGTACCGCAAGGTCACCGACGGCAAGGTCACCGACCGCATCGACTACCTCACCGCGTCCGAAGAGGTCGACTACATCGTCGCGCAGGCCGGTGCCGAGCTGACCGCGGACGGCACGTTCGCCAGCGAGCGCGTTCTGGCCCGTCGCGGCCAGGGCGGCGAGGTCGACCTGTTCCCGGTCGACGAGATCGGCTACATGGACGTCTCGCCGCGCCAGATGGTGTCGGTGGGTACCTCGCTCATCCCCTTCCTCGAGCACGACGACGCGAACCGCGCCCTCATGGGTGCGAACATGCAGCGCCAGGCCGTGCCGCTGCTGCGCAGCGACTCGCCGTTCGTCGGCACCGGTATGGAGGGCTACGCCGCCATCGACGCCGGTGACGTCGTCACCGCCGACAAGGCCGGTGTGGTCATGGAGGTCTCGGCCGACGTCGTGACCGTGCAGCTGGACGAGGGCGGCACGAAGGACTACTTCCTGCGCAAGTTCGACCGCTCCAACCAGGGCAACTCCTACAACCAGCGCGTCATCGTCTCGGCGGGCGAGCGGGTCGAGGTCGGCGAGGTCATCGCCGACGGCCCCGCCACCGAGAACGGCGAGCTCGCGATCGGCAAGAACCTGCTCGTCGCGTTCATGACGTGGGAAGGTCACAACTTCGAGGACGCCATCATCCTCAGCCAGGACCTCGTCAAGAACGACACGCTCTCCTCGATCCACATCGAGGAGTACGAGGTGGATGCCCGTGACACCAAGCTCGGCAAGGAGGAGATCACCCGTGACCTCCCCAACGTCAGCCCCGACCTCCTGAAGGACCTCGACGAGCGCGGCATCGTCCGCATCGGCGCCGAGGTGCGTCCCGGTGACATCCTCGTGGGCAAGGTCACGCCGAAGGGTGAGACCGAGCTGTCGGCCGAGGAGCGTCTGCTCCGCGCGATCTTCAACGAGAAGAGCCGCGAGGTCCGCGACACGTCGCTGAAGGTTCCCCACGGCGAGCAGGGCACGATCATCGCCGTCAAGGAGTTCAACGCCGAAGACGGCGATGACGAGCTCGGCTCGGGCGTCAACCGCCGCGTCGTGGTCTACATCGCCCAGAAGCGCAAGATCACCGAGGGTGACAAGCTCGCCGGCCGTCACGGCAACAAGGGCGTCATCGCGAAGATCCTCCCCGTCGAGGACATGCCGTTCCTCGCGGACGGCACGCCGGTCGACGTCGTGCTCAACCCGCTCGGCATCCCCGGCCGCATGAACTTCGGCCAGGTCCTCGAGACCCACCTCGGGTGGATCGCGAAGCAGGGCTGGAAGGTCGAGGGCACCCCCGAGTGGGCCGCCAAGCTGCCCGAGGCCGCCCGTGAGGCCGCCCCCGGCACGAAGGTCGCCACCCCGGTGTTCGACGGTGCATACGAGGCAGAGATCGCGGGGCTGCTCGACTCGACGCTGCCGAACCGCGACGGCGAGCGCCTGATCGACAGCTCGGGCAAGACCCAGCTGTTCGACGGCCGCTCGGGCGAGCCGTTCCCGGCGCCCATCTCGGTCGGCTACATGTACATCCTGAAGCTGCACCACCTGGTCGACGACAAGATCCACGCGCGCTCGACGGGCCCCTACTCGATGATCACCCAGCAGCCGCTCGGTGGTAAGGCGCAGTTCGGTGGCCAGCGCTTCGGTGAGATGGAGGTGTGGGCCCTCGAGGCCTACGGTGCCGCATACGCGCTCCAGGAGCTCCTCACGATCAAGTCCGACGACATCGTCGGCCGCGTGAAGGTCTACGAGGCGATCGTCAAGGGCGAGAACATCCAGGAGCCCGGCATCCCCGAGTCGTTCAAGGTGCTCATGAAGGAGATGCAGTCGCTCTGCCTGAACGTCGAGGTCCTCTCGGCCGACGGCACGGCGGTCAACCTCCGCGACACCGACGACGAGGCCTTCCGTGCAGCGGAAGAGCTCGGCATCAACATCTCCGCGCGGTTCGAGTCCTCGTCCATCGACGAGATCTGA
- the rpoC gene encoding DNA-directed RNA polymerase subunit beta', producing MLESTTFDQLRIGLATADDIRRWSFGEVKKPETINYRTLKPEKDGLFGEQIFGPSRDWECACGKYKRVRFKGIVCERCGVEVTKSSVRRERMGHIELAAPVTHIWYFKGVPSRLGYLLDMAPKDLEKVIYFAAYMVISVDEDARHRDMPTHEANLRLEIKNLGDRRDARVAARLAKLEEELAVLENEGAKADQKKKVKDLAEKEMASIRKNADDQVAKLERMWDEFRGLSVGQLKQEDDVFHELQDRFGQYFEAYMGAESIQRRLQAFDLATESENLHLQISEGKGQRKIRAIKRLKVVNSFLQTGMSPASMVLDVVPVIPPELRPMVQLDGGRFATSDLNDLYRRVINRNNRLRRLIDLGAPEIIVNNEKRMLQEAVDALFDNGRRGRPVTGTGNRALKSLSDMLKGKQGRFRQNLLGKRVDYSGRSVIIVGPQLKLHQCGLPKQMALELFKPFVIKRLIDLGHSQNIKAAKRAVERTRPEVWDVLEEIIRERPVLLNRAPTLHRLGIQAFEPQLVEGKAIQLHPLVCAAFNADFDGDQMAVHLPLSVEAQAEARVLMLASNNILKPSDGRPVTLPSQDMIIGLHHLTTVIEGASGEGRVFGSVGEAILAKDEGTLDLQAKVRIRIPGLSFLEGEAPEGYERHGLVDASLGQAIFNDTLPKGYPFVREQADKGKLSQIVNKLAEEYPKVEVAASLDRIKDAGFYWATRSGVTVALSDVLTPPNKGEIIAKFEKQAQKVQGQFEKGLVTDAERRQEQIKIWTEATDEVQAAMKANFPADNTINRMVSSGARGNWLQIRNIAGIRGLVNNTKGEIMPRPIISSYREGLSVAEYFTATHGARKGLADTALRTADSGYLTRRLVDVSQDVIIREDDCGTAKGLEFTIAAPDASGTLVRDANVENSVFARTLAAAVVAPSGEVVAEAGDDVGDVLIDKLVDAGVETIKVRSVLTCDSAVGVCAKCYGRSLATGKLVDIGEAVGIIAAQSIGEPGTQLTMRTFHTGGSASADDITQGLPRVQELFEARTPKGASPIAEADGRITIDETDKAKKVILTPDSGDEPHVYPVLKRATLLVEDGQHVTVGQPILVGTLDPKEVMRVMGAREVQKYLVGGVQGVYRSQGVPIHDKHIEVIVRQMLRKVTVVDHADTTLLPGELVDFKRYQQINREAVAEGKRPASGRPELMGITKASLATESWLSAASFQETTRVLTQAAMEGKSDPLVGLKENVIIGKLIPAGTGLTKYRNVTVEATEEAKSERYPNRIFASDGAYSDADLSYVDFDSFTTDDFTPGTYN from the coding sequence GTGCTCGAGTCCACCACTTTCGATCAGCTTCGCATCGGTCTCGCCACCGCCGACGACATCCGTCGTTGGTCCTTCGGCGAGGTCAAGAAGCCCGAAACCATCAACTACCGCACCCTGAAGCCCGAGAAGGACGGTCTGTTCGGCGAGCAGATCTTCGGCCCCTCGCGCGACTGGGAGTGCGCCTGCGGCAAGTACAAGCGCGTCCGCTTCAAGGGCATCGTCTGCGAGCGCTGCGGCGTCGAGGTCACCAAGTCCTCGGTCCGTCGTGAGCGCATGGGCCACATCGAGCTCGCCGCCCCCGTCACCCACATCTGGTACTTCAAGGGCGTGCCCTCGCGCCTCGGCTACCTGCTCGACATGGCGCCGAAGGACCTCGAGAAGGTCATCTACTTCGCCGCGTACATGGTGATCTCGGTCGACGAGGATGCCCGTCACCGCGACATGCCCACGCACGAGGCCAACCTGCGCCTCGAGATCAAGAACCTCGGCGACCGCCGCGACGCCCGCGTCGCCGCGCGTCTGGCCAAGCTGGAGGAAGAGCTCGCCGTCCTCGAGAACGAGGGCGCGAAGGCCGACCAGAAGAAGAAGGTCAAGGACCTCGCCGAGAAGGAGATGGCCTCGATCCGCAAGAACGCGGACGACCAGGTCGCCAAGCTCGAGCGCATGTGGGACGAGTTCCGCGGACTGTCCGTCGGTCAGCTCAAGCAGGAGGACGACGTCTTCCACGAGCTGCAGGACCGCTTCGGCCAGTACTTCGAGGCCTACATGGGTGCCGAGTCGATCCAGCGTCGCCTGCAGGCGTTCGACCTGGCGACCGAGTCGGAGAACCTGCACCTGCAGATCTCCGAGGGCAAGGGCCAGCGCAAGATCCGTGCGATCAAGCGCCTGAAGGTCGTCAACTCGTTCCTGCAGACCGGCATGTCCCCGGCATCCATGGTCCTCGACGTCGTTCCGGTGATCCCGCCGGAGCTGCGTCCGATGGTCCAGCTCGACGGTGGCCGCTTCGCGACCTCCGATCTGAACGACCTCTACCGTCGCGTGATCAACCGCAACAACCGCCTGCGTCGCCTGATCGATCTCGGTGCCCCCGAGATCATCGTGAACAACGAGAAGCGGATGCTGCAGGAGGCGGTCGACGCGCTGTTCGACAACGGCCGCCGCGGTCGCCCCGTCACCGGTACGGGCAACCGTGCCCTGAAGTCGCTGTCCGACATGCTCAAGGGCAAGCAGGGGCGCTTCCGCCAGAACCTGCTCGGCAAGCGCGTGGACTACTCGGGCCGTTCGGTGATCATCGTCGGTCCGCAGCTCAAGCTCCACCAGTGCGGCCTCCCCAAGCAGATGGCGCTCGAGCTGTTCAAGCCGTTCGTGATCAAGCGTCTGATCGACCTCGGTCACTCGCAGAACATCAAGGCCGCCAAGCGCGCCGTCGAGCGTACGCGCCCCGAGGTCTGGGACGTGCTCGAGGAGATCATCCGCGAGCGCCCCGTGCTGCTGAACCGTGCACCGACGCTGCACCGTCTCGGCATCCAGGCCTTCGAGCCGCAGCTCGTCGAGGGCAAGGCCATCCAGCTCCACCCGCTCGTGTGTGCGGCGTTCAACGCCGACTTCGACGGTGACCAGATGGCCGTGCACCTGCCGCTGTCGGTCGAGGCTCAGGCCGAGGCCCGCGTGCTGATGCTCGCCTCGAACAACATCCTGAAGCCGTCGGACGGTCGCCCGGTGACCCTGCCCTCGCAGGACATGATCATCGGCCTGCACCACCTGACCACGGTCATCGAAGGTGCCTCCGGCGAGGGTCGCGTGTTCGGCTCGGTCGGCGAGGCGATCCTGGCGAAGGACGAGGGCACCCTCGACCTGCAGGCCAAGGTCCGCATCCGCATCCCCGGTCTGTCCTTCCTCGAGGGCGAAGCCCCCGAGGGATACGAGCGCCACGGCCTCGTGGATGCCTCGCTCGGCCAGGCGATCTTCAACGACACCCTCCCCAAGGGCTACCCGTTCGTGCGCGAGCAGGCCGACAAGGGCAAGCTGTCGCAGATCGTCAACAAGCTCGCCGAGGAGTACCCCAAGGTCGAGGTCGCCGCGTCGCTGGACCGCATCAAGGACGCCGGCTTCTACTGGGCCACCCGCTCGGGTGTGACCGTCGCGCTCAGCGACGTGCTCACGCCGCCGAACAAGGGCGAGATCATCGCCAAGTTCGAGAAGCAGGCGCAGAAGGTCCAGGGCCAGTTCGAGAAGGGTCTCGTGACCGACGCCGAGCGTCGTCAGGAGCAGATCAAGATCTGGACCGAGGCGACCGACGAGGTCCAGGCGGCCATGAAGGCCAACTTCCCCGCCGACAACACCATCAACCGCATGGTGTCCTCCGGTGCCCGTGGTAACTGGCTGCAGATCCGTAACATCGCGGGTATCCGAGGCCTGGTGAACAACACCAAGGGTGAGATCATGCCCCGTCCGATCATCTCCTCGTACCGCGAGGGGCTGTCGGTCGCGGAGTACTTCACCGCGACGCACGGTGCCCGCAAGGGGCTGGCCGACACGGCCCTCCGTACCGCCGACTCGGGCTACCTGACGCGTCGACTCGTCGACGTCTCCCAGGACGTCATCATCCGTGAAGACGACTGCGGCACCGCCAAGGGCCTCGAGTTCACGATCGCCGCTCCGGATGCCTCCGGCACGCTGGTGCGCGACGCGAACGTCGAGAACTCGGTGTTCGCCCGTACCCTCGCCGCCGCCGTCGTCGCCCCCTCGGGCGAGGTCGTGGCGGAGGCCGGTGACGACGTGGGCGACGTGCTCATCGACAAGCTGGTGGATGCCGGTGTCGAGACCATCAAGGTCCGCTCGGTCCTCACCTGCGACTCGGCGGTCGGCGTCTGCGCGAAGTGCTACGGCCGTTCGCTCGCGACCGGCAAGCTCGTCGACATCGGCGAGGCGGTCGGCATCATCGCCGCCCAGTCGATCGGTGAGCCCGGCACCCAGCTGACGATGCGTACCTTCCACACCGGTGGTTCCGCGTCGGCCGACGACATCACGCAGGGTCTGCCCCGCGTGCAGGAGCTGTTCGAGGCCCGTACCCCCAAGGGTGCGTCGCCGATCGCCGAGGCCGACGGCCGCATCACGATCGACGAGACCGACAAGGCCAAGAAGGTCATCCTGACGCCCGACTCGGGCGACGAGCCGCACGTCTACCCGGTCCTGAAGCGCGCGACGCTGCTGGTCGAGGACGGCCAGCACGTCACGGTCGGTCAGCCGATCCTGGTGGGCACGCTCGACCCCAAGGAGGTCATGCGTGTCATGGGTGCGCGCGAGGTGCAGAAGTACCTCGTGGGCGGCGTCCAGGGCGTCTACCGCTCGCAGGGTGTGCCGATCCACGACAAGCACATCGAGGTCATCGTCCGTCAGATGCTGCGGAAGGTCACCGTGGTCGACCACGCCGACACGACGCTGCTGCCGGGTGAGCTCGTCGACTTCAAGCGCTACCAGCAGATCAACCGCGAGGCCGTGGCCGAGGGCAAGCGCCCCGCGTCGGGCCGTCCGGAGCTGATGGGTATCACGAAGGCGTCGCTCGCGACCGAGTCGTGGCTGTCGGCCGCGTCGTTCCAGGAGACCACCCGCGTCCTGACGCAGGCGGCCATGGAGGGCAAGAGCGACCCGCTCGTCGGCCTCAAGGAGAACGTCATCATCGGAAAGCTCATCCCTGCCGGAACCGGACTCACGAAGTACCGCAACGTCACGGTCGAGGCGACGGAGGAGGCCAAGAGCGAGCGGTACCCCAACCGCATCTTCGCCTCGGACGGTGCGTACAGCGACGCCGACCTGAGCTACGTCGATTTCGACAGCTTCACGACGGACGACTTCACGCCGGGCACCTACAACTGA
- a CDS encoding ABC transporter encodes MSDHKYGEPVEDTSAPRDATSAAEAVASAREGLADAEAATRDVVPDETTVAEPAVDAPVEPVVDELSAPAPAGSLYADDPVDETYVPGAYSSDDADTVVAPTAVVAPAASDVAPTEVVAPAIVAPDLAAPAPAPQPIFVQAPEAPRPRGNRGAAALIGLLAAVSFAVLYLAAALGLRAFDGDVTGANLGTEALAALSTWWFWVPVVVFYIAFWLLGAIINRGRWGHWVIFGIFVGVAAYGGHILGQLFQAPFWELTAREGADLARGQLLSPLAIVAFVLGRELTVWFGAWVAARGKRVAELNREAQREYERTLEAGPRLHQS; translated from the coding sequence ATGAGCGATCACAAGTACGGAGAGCCGGTCGAGGACACGTCCGCACCGCGCGACGCGACGTCAGCCGCCGAGGCCGTGGCGAGCGCTCGTGAAGGACTGGCCGACGCCGAGGCCGCGACGCGCGACGTCGTGCCCGACGAGACGACGGTCGCCGAGCCCGCGGTGGATGCCCCGGTGGAGCCTGTCGTCGACGAGCTGTCTGCGCCCGCGCCCGCGGGTAGCCTGTACGCCGACGATCCGGTCGACGAGACCTACGTGCCCGGTGCGTACTCGAGCGACGACGCCGACACCGTCGTGGCGCCGACCGCCGTCGTGGCTCCGGCCGCGTCCGATGTCGCCCCGACCGAGGTCGTGGCGCCCGCGATCGTCGCCCCCGACCTGGCCGCTCCCGCACCCGCACCGCAGCCGATCTTCGTCCAGGCTCCCGAGGCGCCGCGCCCCCGCGGCAACCGTGGCGCGGCCGCCCTCATCGGCCTGCTGGCCGCCGTGTCGTTCGCCGTGCTGTACCTGGCCGCGGCCCTCGGTCTGCGCGCCTTCGACGGCGACGTGACCGGGGCCAACCTGGGCACCGAGGCACTCGCGGCGCTGAGCACCTGGTGGTTCTGGGTGCCGGTCGTCGTCTTCTACATCGCGTTCTGGCTGCTGGGTGCGATCATCAACCGCGGCCGCTGGGGTCACTGGGTGATCTTCGGCATCTTCGTGGGGGTCGCGGCCTACGGCGGTCACATCCTCGGCCAGCTGTTCCAGGCCCCGTTCTGGGAGCTCACGGCACGTGAAGGCGCGGATCTCGCGCGCGGGCAGCTTCTCTCCCCGCTCGCGATCGTCGCATTCGTGCTCGGACGCGAGCTGACGGTGTGGTTCGGCGCGTGGGTCGCCGCCCGCGGTAAGCGCGTCGCCGAGCTGAACCGTGAGGCGCAGCGCGAGTACGAGCGGACTCTCGAGGCGGGGCCGCGCCTGCACCAGAGCTGA